gctacaagggaagtgcagtgtaggtaaataataaggtggaagatgatgaggtagattgtgagatcaagggtCTATGTTATTGTACAAGATACTTGGTACTTGTGCATTGGTCCATAAATTTGATTTGGGACACTTGGCCCCCATTGTGGAGTCTAAGCCATTTGCCATCAGGGTCTTGGAATGATGGAGTATCCAATGTGTCCTGATTGCTTTGTAATACATGAGATGTCCAGCCCTTAAAGCGCGGCGTCGATGTAGACACTGACTGCTCAGGCGGTTATGgccggggtggggtggtgggtgaaggGAGTTCCTGACAGGGATGACCTGACCCGGCTGCTGCCCATTCCAGGCTTGAGCATCCGAAGCAGCCAGGAGGAGGAGCCCGTGGACCCACAGCTGATGCGGTTGGACAACATGCTGCTGGCGGAGGGCGTGGCTGGCCCCGAGAAGGGCGGGGGCTCGGCGGCGGCGGCAGCGGCGGCGGCAGCCTCGGGCGGGGTCTCCCCCGACAACTCCATTGAGCACTCTGACTACCGGGCCAAGCTGGCCCAGATCCGGCAGATCTACCACACGGAGCTGGAGAAATACGAGCAGGTAGTGGGGGGCTCTGGGATCGTGAGGAGGGGTGGGGGCTGTCTGCCGAGGTGGGGAACAGTGCACAGAGTTGAATTGGGTTACTGGGCTGCACTGTGAAATGCCATTGCCAGTGTCACTGCAAAATCTTACGATGGTGACTGGAGGTGCACTTGTTAAAAGAACAAAGCTTCATTCATGCCACCCTGTCTCACACTCCTAGGGCAGAAACCACACAGGTTAGACGCATCaggaagctccctctacatcgtCGTGTCCCACGCTCCCATGATGGGAGCAGCACAGtcagtgaagcttcctccacactgtcctttCGCACACGAGCGGGACAGTATGGATTTTATACAGGGTGAACCTTTCTCATGGTGTCGTATCTCACTCTCCCAGGGCGAGGACAGAGTGAAGTCCTTCCATGCCGTTGCATCATATGCTCCTGGGACAAGGGACACTACAGCATGGTCACAGTAAAGCCTTCTCTTACATTATTGGCAATAATACTTTGAGATATGGAGGGGATGAGATGAAGCCTGCCTGTCCTCATTCTGTGCCTTCGTGGTTCTGTACTCTGAGTGAGAGCTTGAGATCATTTATGGCTTTCTTTGTCTTCTCTCTGCCCTCTCCATTcttgtctctctcactctctccctttcacttttgttttctctctctcctctttctcttccAGCCACCCTCTTCctgttctccctcctcactctaCATCCTTTGTGCCTTtgaccctctctctttctctttctactTGTTGTCCTATGAAGATTTCCACCCTCCTTCCTCTCCGGGGGATCTGCCCCGTGTTCGTCAGGGGTGTTTGaaactctttctctccccctctccaccacctCAGCCCTGTCTTTCCCGGGCTGCGCGCTCGCTTGTAGCACAGGCCACTCCTCCTGACTCTCCACTGGCTTTTGTCCATACGTAGGCCTGCAATGAATTTACCACGCATGTGATGAACCTCCTTCGGGAACAGAGTCGGACACGGCCGATCTCTCCCAAGGAGATTGAGAGGATGGTCGGGATCATCCATCGGAAGTTTAGCTCCATCCAGATGCAGCTAAAGCAGAGCACGTGCGAGGCGGTCATGATCCTGAGGTCAAGGTTCCTCGACGCCAGGTCAGTGTCGGGGGGGGggtcaggtgggggaggggggcttgTTGGGGTTGTGAGGAGTTTGAACTGCTAGGGTCCTGAAACCAGGCTGGGATAGCCCAGAATAGATGCACATGTCTGTAGGTGCTctaaatctggagcaacacatgaAACATttgagaactcagcaggtcaagcagcatctgaggggtttcttcagatacatgaagtgtaaaaaaggaagcaagagtggatatcagagcaCTGGAAAATTATACCGGCGAGGTGggaaaaggaaatggtggatgaactgaataagtattttgcatcagttttcactgtgaaagacactagcagtatggtggaagttccacgAGTCAGGGGTCATGAGTGTGTGAAATTactataactagagagaaagttcttgggaaactgaaaggtctgaaggtaggtaggaAACCTTGACTAGATGGTGTATActgcagggttctgaaaaaggtggctgaagagattgtagaggcattactaatgatctttcaaaaatcactaggttctggaatggttcccgctgaagggtctcggcctgaaacgtcaactatacgtgtttccatagatgcggcctagcctgctgagtttctccagcatattgtgcttataggccagttagtctgacctcggtggttgggaagatgttggagtcgattgttaaggatgtggtttcggggttcCTGGAggtacgtgataaaataggccgtagtcagcatgattacttcaagggaaaatcttgcctgacaaatctgttggaattctttgaagaaataacaagcaggatagacaaaggagaatcagttgatgttgtgtacttggattttcagaaggcctttgaacaggtgccacacatgaagttgCATAACAAGcttgagcccatggtattacagggaagattctagcatggatagaacagtggctgactagcaggaggaaaagagtgggaataaagggagccttttctgattggctaccggtgactagtggtgttccacagaggtctatgttgggacagattctttttacgttatattgTTAATGATTTGAATACTGGATTTGTTACagagtttgcaggtgatatgaagataggtggagggacaggtaattttgaggaagtaggcttCAGAAGGACTTGGAGAGATTAAGAGAAAgggtgaagaagtggcagatggaatacagtgttgggaagcatatggccatgtactttggtagaagaaatgaaggggttgagtattttctaaatgcagaaaAAATACGAAACATTGcagagcaaagggacttgggagtctatgtgcaggattccttaaaggttaatctgcaggttgagtttggtgaggaaggtaaatgcaatgatagcattcatttcaagagaactagaatataaaagcaaagatgtaatgttgaatctttataaggcactggttaggcctcacttggagtattgtgagcagttttggatcccttagaaaggatgtgctgaaactgcagagggttcaaaggaggttcacgaaaatgattccagttttgaacagcttgtcaaaTGAGGAGTGTTTGCTGGCTGTAGGcccgtattcactagaattcagaagaatgaggggtgacctcattgaaacataccaaatggtgaaaggccttgaaagactgaatgtggagaggatgtttcctatggtgggagtgtctaagaccagaggacactgcctcaaaatagaggggtgtctgtaagaatggagatgaggatgaatttctttagccagagagtggtgaatctgtggaatacattgccacaggcagctgtggaagccaagtctttatgtatatttaaggcagaggttgatagattcttgattggtcaaggcatgatgcgatatggggagaaggcaggagactggagctgagaggaaaaatggatcagccataatgaaataatggagcagactcgttgggccaaatggcctgattctactcCTGTACCTTATGGTTTTAATTAAATGGACTGTAGGCATTTTTGGTTGACACCCTTTCTCTGGAGTCCCACAGTGGAGTGAATGTGCTGCCCTTTTCCAGTGGTAGTTCCACCAGTGGTAATACAGTGCATCTTAAAAAAagtgtccattctgaaatcacaTCTCAATAATGCAACAGTACCCTGACTTTCAATGATATCCCTCCAAAACAATGTGCTTCCCTCACAGCTATTCTCCAATTATTCTCTATGATTTAGTATATTTCAGTATTCCCTGAGGTTACTTAGTCGATCTCCAGATGATTTGTCACTTTCTGGCACACAGTAATGAAACTTCTTTGCCAAATACCGTCTGGCTTGTTAATGCGATGGCCCCTGATTATCCCAGTTGGGTGCCCGATCCAGAATTAGCCTTGCCCAGAAGAGTTAGAGAAGTGCCAGTCAGCGTGATCAGTCCTGTGATTCTGAGTGCATGAAAGGCTCCCCTGCTTGGGGAGAGGCTCTGCAGGTCTTCAAGCTCATGGCTGTGTTGAAGGGTGGGGCACAGTATATTCTAGAGTGTGGGTAGCCGGAACCAGTGGCAAACAAGGGCCTGCGGGTTGTTGTGTGGCGAAAATCACCAGTGCTGTGGACAGGGATAGAAAGTAATGTAGACAAGCATCTAAAACAGTCAAAAAGTCAGAAGTGTCGTTGAGCATTACTGCACAGAAGCaggcaggccttttggcccacacaGTCCACACATTCCTCTTTTACTACCTAGCCCCATGTACCCACGCCTGGTTCAACTAGAGCAGACTAACTAGACTGAACAACAAACAATccgctggaggaattcatctggtTGAGCAGCAGAGGAAAGAGGAATTGCCAATGTTTCAGGTGGACATCTTGCATGAGGGATGAGAGCGGAGAGGACAGATTGCTGGTatagagaggagaggggaaggattgGGAGAGGAGCACaagttgattggtggaatgaTGAGGGTTGAGGCTTTAGGTGATGGGCAGCTTGAGGAGGTTGGGGGGGTTAGAGTTGAATGCAGTAGTAGGTGGATGATAGGTGGAGGCAGGCAAAGCGAGGAGGAGACAACATGAGAAGCAGACGGAGTGAAGAGTGCAGTGGTAATGTTGCTGTGGAGGCTGATCAGAGTGAGACAAAACTCCAAGGGAGATTAGACAAACAATGGCCATCTTTCCTGTGGAAGATTAAGGGGTATATTTGATTAATTCATTTTGGAGAATTAAGTTTGTGGGCAGCCTAGGGTCTGGGCCCTCTGTACAGCTCGTGGAGGGGAAGTGAGGGGGATGAGATTAGTACCACAAACAGTAACGCATGCTGGATTTCCAGCTTGTTTTAGATTAATGCTGGATCCAGTGGCTCTTTGTTTCCACCGTCAGGACAATCTCAAGCAAGGGAATGTTGTTATTAAACTAGAATCAATTAAAACCGTGCATGTAGAAATTTCTTTTGGCAGAGGTCAGTGAATCTTTGTCCGGGGCGTGTTGTGCAGGAGGAATCACTGTTTGGGGCAGATAAAGCACTGAAATGAGCAGTGGGGGATCTGGTGGAATTGAGGTCTGGAGTAGATGTGCCAGATCATACAGGCAAGCTAGATGGGCTGAGCGGCCTTCTTATCTGTCATAGTCTGAGCCCACAGGAGTAATCTCCAAACCTTCTTTCCACAGGAGAAAGCGGCGCAACTTCAGCAAGCAGGCCACGGAGATCTTGAATGAGTACTTCTACTCCCACCTCAGTAACCCGTACCCGAGCGAGGAGGCCAAGGAGGAACTGGCTAAGAAGTGTGGCATCACTGTGTCGCAGGTCAGTGTATCCCAGGTTAGGCCCGTTTCAGCTTCTCTGGGTATACGGTGTGAGTGTCCTGCTGGTGGGCTAGCCATGGAGGGGATTTTAGGCCATGCTAGGGTCTGTTGGTCCCATGAGGTATTCAGACGTTCCCTGCTCTAGCGCAAGGTGAGGTGCATCAAGATGATCGGTGCTAGGTCAAATGGTGACCACTGCAAGAAGGGATTGACAGAGCTAGCAGCTGCTGAGTTAGAGCAGGATTGGGGAGGAAACACTGGACTTCTGGAACTCCTTTCCTCAAATAGCTGGTAGGAtgttgggggagggatggaagcaTTTTGTTTGGTCTGCGGGGTGGTGGGTGAGGTTGTGGAGCAGTATATATCCAGCAGAAAGGACACCAGGCTGGGGAAATGGTTGTGTTTTAGATTCTGTTTTATTGCTCCTATTTCTCACAGCTTAGatggaggctattcagcccatcaggtcgaAACTAGCCTATCAGGCATTCTCATCCCTCTCCCCACTTACTCCCTCATCAAATTCACCAGATTCTACCGCTCACcccacactaggggcaatttacaatggccagttaacctacagactcacacagacagcactgggcAAGAGGGCACGGGTGGGGGCGAGGGAGATGGTGCACCAGGAAGGGCTCTCCATGggatgagaaaggggagaggttGGGTTTGGACCAAAAGTGAGGGTCTGAGAGCCGCAGATCAAACCTGGCAGCAGTAACTAGTATCCAGGGGTTCAGGGTAATGGAATAAGGAGAGTAAATGGAAGGCCTGAACGTTGGAGGGGAGATAGGAAAGGGTTACTTTGGCACGAGTCGATGACGGAAGGCTTTTCCTCGGAGGGTGGAAGCTGACCCAAAGTTTTCAATAGCTTCCTGTTGGGCCTCAGCCCCATAGATCCAGAGCGCTGTGGGGGCGGGGGAAATGGGGTGGCTGAGGTCAGTGCAGACCTCTGGGGCTGCAGCGGTCCCGGGTCCTGTAATCAGGGCCTGGGAATGTTACCTTCCTCCCTCCCCAAGTGCTTCCCCCTACTCCCTTCCAGCCTCACCCCTCCTTCCTATTatctcctctttctctttcttcttcCCATCCCCTTCCTCCCTATCTCCAACTTCTCTCTCCAATTCCATCATCTCCTCCCTCTGTTCCTTTACACCCTCTTCCTTTATTGATCTTTCTCCCTTCTCATCTTCCTCTTCCATTTCACCTCCATCACCCCTGCCTTCCCCTCCATTGCTCAACACCTGTCCGCCATCCtccatcccccttccctctcctccatTTTCAGTCTTTCCCCTCTTTAATCATCCCCACCCCTTCCTCCATCCTCActcctccatccctcctcacttctccatcctcacttctccatcctcactcctccatcctcactcctccatccctccctccctccctccctcctccctccctccctccctccatcctcctccctccctccctcctcctccctccctccctcctcctccctccctccctcctcctccctccctccctccatcctcctccctccctcttcgcTACCCTGTCTCACCTCGTGTCTTTCCCTGCAGGTGTCCAACTGGTTTGGAAACAAGCGCATTCGATATAAGAAGAACATTGGTAAGTTCCAGGAGGAGGCTAACATTTACGCTGTTAAGACCGCCGTCAATGCGACTGCTGCCTCTCAGAACAGTCAAGCAAACTCGCCCACCACTCCCACCTCCGCAGGTAGGCTGCTAACTGAgcaacatctcctctgcactgatTGGCTCTGTCattggggaggggtggggcaaAAATTAAAAGGATAACCCAATTGGTTTAAGAGAAGAAAGGATTCCTCCCGCAATATCTTTAACCGTACCTGCCGGTCCGTATGTGCTTTTCTGGTATTCCTGGGGTTTGATGTTTGTTTCCTTGCTGCGAGTATTTCCTGGTGTTTCTCTTGTGGGATGGGGCTTGCTGGTACTCTGGGGCTTAGTTCCGTGGCCTCTGGGATATATTACTCTTCTACCTGTCTCACTTCCAATGCTATTCCCTTATTCCTGACCCCTGGGGATGGTGCTGGGGTAGTTCTCTCTGCTTTGAACTGGCCCAGTGGAGCTCAGGGAACGTAGGAGGGACTGCACATTGTTGTCCCACCCAAGACAATGAGTCCCTGAAGTAACTGAGTCATTGGTTGAGAGCTCTCCCCTTGCATCTCGACCTTTCGCTCAAATGCTTGttcttcttcccccctccccccaccctcactCTCTACCTCTGTGGTTCTCAGTTaatggacctctaccattaacggAGGgatctgtgaaccccaggttggaaatCCCTGTTCTACACATtgtttccctttattcccattatcATGCTCCTCATTATCatgatccccctcattctccatcATTCTCCCCACCATTCCACCAAATATACTCTACGTCTTCACCCCCTtactctcccctcattctcccagactggttccctccctctccatatcattcccttcccactcccacactCATGCATTCTTGTTCATACTCTCTGGCTCTGTATATCTCCCGTTCTCCGTCGAGCTCACTCTGTCTTTCTGTATGATTTCTGTACATCTGCTCCTCTTGCTCCCTTGATCCCCACTTTAGCCTCTCCTGCTCGCTTGCTCGCGCTCTCAGGTTCTCTCTCTTGCCCATGCACTCTCTGGTGCCCTGTCTCTGGCTGTCTCACACCTCCTTCCAGCCTGCGGTTAACAGAATCCCCACTGTGGACCGGCCAATGCTCAACACTGTACAGTGTGTGGCTTCACTGGCTGGGGCTGGCCAGTGGTTACTATTTAACCA
The DNA window shown above is from Mobula birostris isolate sMobBir1 chromosome 5, sMobBir1.hap1, whole genome shotgun sequence and carries:
- the LOC140198156 gene encoding pre-B-cell leukemia transcription factor 2 isoform X3, whose translation is MSVHPASAGLQPLTTHLRESPTDNGDGRKQDIGDILHQIMTITDQSLDEAQAKKHALNCHRMKPALFSVLCEIKEKTGLSIRSSQEEEPVDPQLMRLDNMLLAEGVAGPEKGGGSAAAAAAAAASGGVSPDNSIEHSDYRAKLAQIRQIYHTELEKYEQACNEFTTHVMNLLREQSRTRPISPKEIERMVGIIHRKFSSIQMQLKQSTCEAVMILRSRFLDARRKRRNFSKQATEILNEYFYSHLSNPYPSEEAKEELAKKCGITVSQVSVSQVSNWFGNKRIRYKKNIGSSGSFNLSASGDMFMGMQGLNGDSYPGAQVETLHHSLNQPYGEGLAANQMYSPRDVRANGGWQDAATPSSVTSPTEGPGSVHSDTSN
- the LOC140198156 gene encoding pre-B-cell leukemia transcription factor 2 isoform X4, with translation MSVHPASAGLQPLTTHLRESPTDNGDGRKQDIGDILHQIMTITDQSLDEAQAKKHALNCHRMKPALFSVLCEIKEKTGLSIRSSQEEEPVDPQLMRLDNMLLAEGVAGPEKGGGSAAAAAAAAASGGVSPDNSIEHSDYRAKLAQIRQIYHTELEKYEQACNEFTTHVMNLLREQSRTRPISPKEIERMVGIIHRKFSSIQMQLKQSTCEAVMILRSRFLDARRKRRNFSKQATEILNEYFYSHLSNPYPSEEAKEELAKKCGITVSQVSNWFGNKRIRYKKNIGSSGSFNLSASGDMFMGMQGLNGDSYPGAQVETLHHSLNQPYGEGLAANQMYSPRDVRANGGWQDAATPSSVTSPTEGPGSVHSDTSN
- the LOC140198156 gene encoding pre-B-cell leukemia transcription factor 2 isoform X1 — translated: MEEQSRLMQARAAGAGGGGGGGAGGGGGGGGGGGGGGGGGGGSGVTMSVHPASAGLQPLTTHLRESPTDNGDGRKQDIGDILHQIMTITDQSLDEAQAKKHALNCHRMKPALFSVLCEIKEKTGLSIRSSQEEEPVDPQLMRLDNMLLAEGVAGPEKGGGSAAAAAAAAASGGVSPDNSIEHSDYRAKLAQIRQIYHTELEKYEQACNEFTTHVMNLLREQSRTRPISPKEIERMVGIIHRKFSSIQMQLKQSTCEAVMILRSRFLDARRKRRNFSKQATEILNEYFYSHLSNPYPSEEAKEELAKKCGITVSQVSVSQVSNWFGNKRIRYKKNIGKFQEEANIYAVKTAVNATAASQNSQANSPTTPTSAGSSGSFNLSASGDMFMGMQGLNGDSYPGAQVETLHHSLNQPYGEGLAANQMYSPRDVRANGGWQDAATPSSVTSPTEGPGSVHSDTSN
- the LOC140198156 gene encoding pre-B-cell leukemia transcription factor 2 isoform X2, whose protein sequence is MSVHPASAGLQPLTTHLRESPTDNGDGRKQDIGDILHQIMTITDQSLDEAQAKKHALNCHRMKPALFSVLCEIKEKTGLSIRSSQEEEPVDPQLMRLDNMLLAEGVAGPEKGGGSAAAAAAAAASGGVSPDNSIEHSDYRAKLAQIRQIYHTELEKYEQACNEFTTHVMNLLREQSRTRPISPKEIERMVGIIHRKFSSIQMQLKQSTCEAVMILRSRFLDARRKRRNFSKQATEILNEYFYSHLSNPYPSEEAKEELAKKCGITVSQVSNWFGNKRIRYKKNIGKFQEEANIYAVKTAVNATAASQNSQANSPTTPTSAGSSGSFNLSASGDMFMGMQGLNGDSYPGAQVETLHHSLNQPYGEGLAANQMYSPRDVRANGGWQDAATPSSVTSPTEGPGSVHSDTSN